Proteins from a genomic interval of Verrucomicrobiota bacterium:
- a CDS encoding zinc ribbon domain-containing protein, translated as MKAGHLLIAAVVIYFAARRLLTWIRQAPVKSDPWSPEIEEAVQQADATPLCHKCFTPQPPGSWFCEHCGSAVGPYNNWMPYVYVFSQGEVLRNGVTEKIRINVLTVAGYLLFSFSSYVVFAPADMHPQLEAIDG; from the coding sequence ATGAAGGCCGGGCATTTACTCATTGCTGCTGTTGTCATCTATTTTGCCGCACGACGATTACTCACTTGGATTCGACAAGCACCCGTTAAATCCGACCCTTGGAGTCCTGAGATCGAAGAAGCCGTCCAGCAAGCCGACGCTACTCCGCTTTGCCACAAATGTTTCACACCTCAGCCTCCCGGCTCTTGGTTCTGTGAACACTGCGGTAGCGCTGTTGGTCCTTACAATAATTGGATGCCCTACGTTTACGTTTTTTCTCAAGGAGAAGTCTTGAGGAATGGGGTCACAGAAAAGATACGCATCAACGTGCTCACGGTCGCCGGATACCTTCTCTTTTCATTTTCCAGCTACGTTGTCTTCGCACCAGCGGACATGCATCCTCAGTTAGAAGCTATTGATGGATAA